In Juglans microcarpa x Juglans regia isolate MS1-56 chromosome 8D, Jm3101_v1.0, whole genome shotgun sequence, the following are encoded in one genomic region:
- the LOC121242737 gene encoding class V chitinase-like produces MASKTLAYVFSALLLLLQLSSSAGQTVVKGGYWFPGSGFPVSSIDSTLFTHLFCAFADLDASTYQVTISSSNAAQFSTFTQTVQQKNPAVKTLLSIGGGGSSASTFASMASQASTRKSFIDSSIQLARNNNFSGLDLDWEYPSTTTDMTNLGLLLNEWRAAVANESNTTGKETLLLAAAFFYSSDYYSLIYPIQAISNSLDWVNVMAYDFYGPGWSPSTTGPPAALYNPTSQVSGDSGIEAWIQAGVPANKLALGLPFYGYAWRLLNASNNGIFAPANGSALSSDGSQTYSQIQDLITQSGYTTVYNSTFVTDYCYKETIWIGYDDTQSVSTKVTYAKGKGLLGYFAWHVGADKDSALSTTASTTWG; encoded by the exons ATGGCTTCAAAAACCCTTGCATATGTATTCTCCGCCCTCCTTTTGCTTCTCCAACTCTCCTCCTCTGCCGGACAGACAGTCGTGAAAGGTGGATACTGGTTTCCCGGCAGTGGATTCCCGGTGTCCAGCATAGATTCCACCCTTTTCACCCATCTCTTTTGTGCCTTTGCCGATCTCGATGCCAGCACATACCAAGTCACCATTTCTTCTTCAAACGCGGCCCAATTCTCAACTTTCACCCAAACAGTGCAGCAAAAGAATCCTGCTGTTAAAACCCTTTTGTCCATCGGCGGAGGAGGGTCCAGTGCTTCAACCTTTGCTTCAATGGCTAGTCAAGCCAGTACTCGTAAATCGTTCATAGATTCCTCCATACAGCTAGCCAGGAATAACAACTTCAGTGGCCTTGACCTCGATTGGGAATACCCGTCCACGACCACAGATATGACCAACCTTGGTTTACTCCTCAACGAATGGCGAGCAGCCGTGGCCAACGAATCCAACACCACCGGCAAGGAAACGTTGCTTCTAGCCGCAGCATTCTTCTACTCCTCTGACTATTACTCCTTAATTTATCCCATTCAGGCAATATCAAACAGTTTGGACTGGGTCAATGTAATGGCCTATGACTTCTATGGCCCCGGTTGGTCACCCTCTACAACCGGACCGCCGGCTGCATTGTACAATCCAACAAGCCAAGTTAGCGGGGACAGCGGCATTGAAGCTTGGATTCAGGCAGGTGTACCGGCCAACAAACTAGCTCTCGGTTTGCCATTTTATGGCTACGCATGGCGTCTGTTAAATGCTAGTAACAATGGAATATTTGCACCGGCAAATGGATCGGCTCTATCCTCAGACGGGTCCCAGACTTACAGCCAAATCCAGGATCTGATAACTCAGAGTGGATATACAACAGTGTACAACTCCACCTTTGTTACAGATTACTGCTATAAGGAGACAATATGGATCGGTTATGATGATACCCAGAGTGTTTCTACCAAGGTTACATATGCTAAGGGAAAGGGATTGCTCGGTTACTTTGCATGGCATGTTGGCGCCGACAAGGACTCCGCTCTGTCTACAACAG CTTCAACTACATGGGGATGA
- the LOC121243534 gene encoding class V chitinase-like codes for MAATGVVKAGYWNCGSAFLVSDIKSSLFTHLFAAFADVNSSYQVTFPTLYKLQFESFTQTVQIKNPGVKTLLSIGGGASGVASTLASMASKQENRKIFIDSSITLARDNNFHGLCLSWLYPSTTSEMTNLESLLKEWRAAVDDEAKKTSKCPLLLTAEVFYSSAIASASYPCKTISNMLDWINVLAINFYSPGSSPTETAPPAALKNKKNGSLCVDASIKSWINAGLKAKQIALCLPFVGWAWTLTNALQHDLFAPAVGPAVSVDGSVSFAQVKVFITDQKATTGYNDTYSTNYCYAGVTWIGYDDLQSVTDKVIYARKDQQLLGYFAWHVGADNNWSLSQRAFDTWDK; via the exons ATGGCTGCAACTGGCGTTGTGAAAGCCGGATACTGGAACTGCGGAAGCGCATTCCTGGTGTCCGACATAAAATCCTCACTTTTCACCCATCTTTTTGCCGCCTTTGCGGATGTCAACTCTAGCTACCAAGTTACCTTTCCTACCCTATACAAGCTCCAGTTCGAAAGCTTCACCCAAACTGTGCAAATAAAAAACCCTGGAGTTAAAACCCTTTTATCCATCGGTGGTGGAGCCTCTGGTGTAGCTTCGACCTTAGCTTCAATGGCTAGCAAGCAAGAAAACCGTAAAATATTCATAGATTCCTCCATAACTCTAGCCAGGGATAACAACTTCCATGGTCTTTGCCTCAGCTGGTTGTACCCCTCCACGACCTCGGAAATGACCAACCTCGAGTCCCTTCTGAAGGAATGGCGAGCAGCGGTGGACGACGAGGCCAAGAAGACCAGCAAATGTCCGTTGCTTCTAACGGCAGAGGTATTTTACTCGTCAGCAATAGCCTCGGCGAGTTATCCCTGCAAGACTATTTCAAACATGTTGGACTGGATCAACGTATTGGCCATTAACTTCTATAGCCCCGGTTCGTCACCCACGGAGACTGCACCCCCTGCTGCgttgaaaaacaagaaaaacggATCACTTTGCGTTGACGCAAGCATAAAAAGCTGGATTAATGCAGGTTTGAAAGCTAAGCAAATAGCCCTATGCCTTCCGTTTGTTGGCTGGGCATGGACTCTGACAAATGCATTGCAGCATGATCTATTTGCACCAGCTGTGGGACCGGCTGTTTCTGTAGATGGATCCGTTTCTTTTGCCCAAGTGAAGGTATTCATAACCGACCAAAAGGCCACAACAGGGTATAATGACACCTACTCCACAAACTATTGCTACGCTGGTGTTACTTGGATTGGTTACGATGATTTGCAAAGTGTAACCGATAAGGTTATATATGCACGTAAGGATCAACAACTGCTCGGTTACTTTGCATGGCACGTGGGCGCCGACAATAATTGGTCTCTTTCTCAGAGAG CTTTCGATACATGGGATAAATGA